Proteins encoded by one window of Mycolicibacterium sp. ND9-15:
- a CDS encoding class I SAM-dependent methyltransferase: protein MSAFVTDGPDLPLTGERTVPGLAEENYWFRRHEVVYERLADRCAELDVLEAGCGEGYGAGLIAEVARRVIGLDYDESAVAHVRARYPRVDMRHGNLAELPLADDAVDVVVNFQVIEHLWDQGQFVAECFRVLRPGGTLLMSTPNRITFSPGRDTPINPFHTRELDAAELTELLTAAGFSIDGVYGVFHGPRLVELDARHGGSIIDAQIARALADARWPEDLLADVASVRSDDFDLVDARDRNIDDSLDLVAIAVRP from the coding sequence ATGAGCGCATTTGTCACCGACGGTCCCGACCTGCCCCTGACCGGGGAACGCACGGTTCCGGGGCTGGCGGAGGAGAACTACTGGTTCCGCCGTCACGAGGTCGTCTACGAGCGGCTGGCCGACCGCTGCGCGGAGCTTGACGTGCTCGAGGCGGGCTGCGGCGAGGGCTACGGCGCGGGCCTGATCGCCGAGGTGGCCCGGCGCGTGATCGGCCTGGACTACGACGAGTCGGCGGTCGCTCACGTCCGCGCGCGGTATCCGCGGGTGGACATGCGCCACGGCAATCTCGCCGAGCTGCCGCTGGCCGACGATGCGGTTGATGTGGTGGTCAACTTTCAGGTGATCGAACACCTCTGGGATCAGGGGCAATTCGTCGCCGAATGCTTCCGGGTGCTGCGGCCCGGCGGCACTTTGCTCATGTCGACGCCGAACCGGATCACCTTCTCCCCCGGCCGTGATACGCCGATCAACCCGTTCCACACCCGCGAGCTGGACGCCGCCGAGCTGACCGAGCTGTTGACGGCTGCGGGGTTTTCTATTGATGGCGTCTACGGGGTTTTTCATGGCCCGCGACTGGTCGAACTCGACGCGCGCCACGGCGGATCGATCATCGACGCCCAGATCGCCCGGGCGCTGGCCGATGCGCGGTGGCCCGAAGACCTGCTCGCCGATGTGGCGTCGGTGCGCAGCGACGACTTCGACCTGGTCGACGCGCGCGACCGGAACATCGACGACAGCCTGGATCTCGTCGCGATCGCGGTGCGGCCGTGA